Proteins from one Gossypium raimondii isolate GPD5lz chromosome 8, ASM2569854v1, whole genome shotgun sequence genomic window:
- the LOC128042986 gene encoding protein MAIN-LIKE 2-like — protein MAWDNDIAMASLISKKSHISDAVNNADSYRVLRGRVSVLKNTPDAQLMPCLELAGFGSVAQIQYTVLRFDLLSALVERWHSETHTFYFPCGECTVTLEDVALQLGLSIDGSPVTGLSAFTDLDALCYQLLGDSPGDSESYFFGLQFTWLKAKYGQLSATATEGELMCAARAYIMHIIGGEIMPDNDKVHLMYLPLLADLSSVSSYSWGSAVLAVLYRELCWATIRKFATCADASHCCSPGRCIGCHFWHRLDTNRGVLVRVSGSRTMSRYTAS, from the exons ATGGCGTGGGATAATG ACATCGCAATGGCTTCATTGATTAGCAAAAAAAGCCATATATCTGATGCGGTTAATAACGCg gaCTCGTACCGAGTTTTAAGGGGCCGTGTGAGTGTTTTGAAGAATACTCCGGATGCACAGTTGATGCCGTGCTTAGAGCTAGCCGGATTTGGGTCCGTAGCACAGATCCAGTACACCGTCTTGcgctttgatttattatctgcGCTAGTAGAGCGGTGGCACTCGGAGACCCACACTTTTTATTTTCCGTGCGGGGAGTGCACAGTGACCTTGGAGGATGTAGCGTTGCAGCTTGGGCTCTCAATTGACGGGAGTCCCGTAACGGGATTATCTGCATTTACCGATCTGGATGCACTTTGCTATCAGCTTCTAGGAGACTCACCAGGGGACAGTGAGTCATATTTTTTCGGCTTACAATTTACATGGCTGAAAGCCAAGTATGGACAATTATCAGCGACAGCCACTGAAGGAGAGTTGATGTGCGCTGCTcgagcgtacatcatgcatatcATAGGGGGAGAAATCATGCCTGACAACGACAAGGTGCATTTGATGTACTTGCCCCTGTTAGCTGACTTGTCTAGTGTTAGCTCCTATAGCTGGGGCTCAGCCGTGCTAGCAGTCTTGTATCGAGAGCTTTGTTGGGCGACGATCCGAAAGTTCGCGACATGTGCGGATGCCTCTCACTGCTGTAGTCCTGGGCGCTGTATCGGATGCCATTTTTGGCATCGGTTAGACACCAACC gtGGAGTGCTCGTCCGGGTATCGGGAAGTCGTACAATGTCTCGCTATACCGCCTCATGA
- the LOC105790522 gene encoding heterogeneous nuclear ribonucleoprotein 1 yields MGTRRSNDNDGASPGKIFIGGLARDTTSETFIKYFEKYGDITDFVIMKDRHTGRPRGFGFITFADPSVVDTVMQKDHVINGKQVEIKRTIPKGSSQSNDIKTKKLFVGGILTSVTEDEFKNFFSKYGEVVEHEIIRDHATKRSRGFGFIVFDSEEVVDNMLANGNLIDMEGTQVEIKKAEPKRASNPAPGPGYGRESNIRSYNDGFGGFCDYGGDGGYGPGPYRSFGGFGTRFGDYGGYAGSGAGFGGSYGGFGGGGFYGYHGDPSFGYSSSFGSYAGGLSGSGIGAYGRAGGGYGSYGGSGSSGSYDSGPGAGFGGPVYGSRTGYGGSSRYHPYSR; encoded by the exons ATGGGTACCAGAAGAAGCAATGACAACGATGGTGCTAGCCCTGG GAAAATATTCATTGGAGGCTTAGCGAGGGATACAACTTCAG AGACATTTATAAAGTACTTTGAAAAGTATGGGGACATTACAGATTTTGTTATAATGAAAGACCGGCATACGGGTCGCCCCCGTGGTTTCGGGTTCATTACCTTTGCGGATCCTTCTGTTGTTGACACTGTTATGCAAAAAGATCATGTCATTAATGGCAAGCAA GTTGAGATTAAGAGAACTATCCCGAAAGGTTCTTCGCAGTCAAATGACATCAAGACAAAGAAATTATTTGTTGGCGGGATTCTGACATCTGTTACCGAAG atgAATTCAAGAATTTCTTCTCAAAGTATGGAGAGGTGGTGGAACATGAGATAATACGAGACCACGCGACAAAGCGATCTCGGGGTTTTGGGTTTATTGTGTTTGACAGTGAAGAAGTGGTTGACAATATGCTGGCCAATGGAAACTTGATAGATATGGAGGGTACTCAG GTTGAAATCAAGAAGGCTGAACCAAAGAGAGCCTCAAACCCAGCACCTGGTCCTGGATATGGTAGGGAATCTAATATACGCTCATACAACGATGGTTTTGGTGGATTTTGTGACTATGGTGGTGATGGTGGTTATGGTCCTGGTCCTTATAGGTCTTTTGGAGGTTTTGGCACTAGATTTGGAGATTATGGTGGTTATGCTGGTAGTGGTGCTGGTTTTGGTGGTAGTTATGGGGGGTTTGGTGGTGGTGGTTTTTATGGTTATCATGGAGATCCATCATTTGGTTATTCTAGCAGCTTTGGTTCCTATGCTGGTGGGCTTAGTGGGAGTGGTATAGGTGCATATGGACGTGCAGGTGGCGGCTATGGAAGTTATGGTGGTTCAGGCTCAAGTGGTAGTTATGATTCAGGCCCGGGTGCTGGTTTTGGTGGTCCTGTATATGGTAGTAGAACAGGATACGGAGGCAGTAGTCGCTATCATCCTTACTCAAGGTAG